A single genomic interval of candidate division KSB1 bacterium harbors:
- a CDS encoding fumarylacetoacetate hydrolase family protein, with protein MVITGDFTYDVPIQRPPKVLCLGRNYAEHAAELQNTVPEAPFFFSKLPSALVPHEGNIRIPMGIGRVDHEVELAVVIGKTAKRISEDDAMEVVVGYSIANDVSARALQREAMIKGLAWTFCKGLDTFLPMGPYLVPADAVEDPHELEIQLTVNGQIRQKANTNRMINQIPRIISYISRYITLFPGDIICTGTPAGVGALEPGDVVEASIEGLGVLRNHVVIE; from the coding sequence TTGGTCATCACCGGCGATTTTACTTACGATGTGCCCATTCAGCGGCCGCCTAAGGTTCTTTGCCTTGGCCGTAACTATGCGGAACATGCTGCGGAGCTGCAGAACACCGTTCCCGAAGCACCGTTCTTCTTTTCCAAGCTGCCGTCAGCTCTTGTGCCGCACGAAGGTAACATACGGATCCCAATGGGGATCGGGCGTGTCGATCATGAAGTCGAATTGGCCGTCGTCATCGGCAAAACGGCCAAGCGAATCTCCGAAGACGATGCCATGGAGGTCGTCGTCGGCTATTCCATTGCCAATGACGTCAGCGCCCGTGCCCTCCAGCGCGAAGCCATGATCAAGGGTTTGGCATGGACTTTCTGCAAGGGACTGGACACCTTTTTGCCGATGGGACCCTATCTGGTTCCCGCCGATGCCGTTGAGGATCCGCATGAGCTAGAAATTCAATTGACGGTCAACGGCCAGATTCGCCAAAAAGCCAACACCAATCGAATGATCAACCAAATTCCGCGCATCATCTCCTACATCAGCCGATATATCACTCTTTTCCCGGGGGACATTATCTGTACCGGAACGCCTGCCGGTGTAGGCGCGTTGGAACCCGGAGACGTTGTCGAGGCCTCAATTGAGGGGCTGGGGGTGCTAAGAAATCACGTGGTCATTGAATAA
- a CDS encoding MarR family winged helix-turn-helix transcriptional regulator, whose translation MEGDLEKRFAKAFTSAMHSLHCLAGKIMKSSAIPLAQYRLLMLLREKGALTVGEISTFLGIAQSTASELCSRALESGRLQRQIDQNDARKVVFSLSDSARKLLRARRRQMEKIYHTVLDNLSPEQQQQLVTAFETIAQLLDVKTIQRG comes from the coding sequence ATGGAAGGCGATCTGGAAAAGCGGTTTGCCAAAGCGTTTACTTCGGCCATGCATTCTCTGCATTGCCTCGCCGGAAAGATTATGAAAAGCAGCGCAATCCCATTGGCTCAATATCGCCTGTTGATGCTGCTGCGCGAAAAGGGAGCGTTGACGGTCGGAGAAATATCAACATTTTTGGGTATCGCGCAATCCACAGCCAGCGAGCTCTGTTCACGTGCTTTGGAGAGCGGCCGATTGCAGCGTCAAATCGATCAAAATGATGCAAGAAAGGTGGTCTTTTCGCTATCGGATTCGGCGCGAAAGCTCCTTCGCGCCCGAAGAAGACAGATGGAAAAAATCTATCATACGGTTCTCGATAATCTTTCTCCTGAACAACAGCAACAGCTGGTCACTGCTTTCGAAACAATTGCCCAATTGTTGGACGTCAAAACCATTCAACGAGGATAG
- a CDS encoding TolC family protein, producing the protein MTTCYRKLSFFVLLAAFEALQGQTQLTLQGCLQEAYQNSNLLRAADYTLAASEERLQQSTNRRLPTLAGRGSYLRIGKISSFSVPMGPGGPVREFRFGTPNRINGDISLNVPIFTWGSLQAQIDAARLGVKMSEEDRRQKALEVTDQVLRAFYTVLLNQEALRTAQLQFERAEKNAKAAQERFAAGYAPKLESLRAEVQRSNALAQLEEARSAYEKSILWLAKTIGHEGETLTVSGKLEFKPTAINADTLISRALERRIDLKLLDLQRQTTARQADIIAASLRPALSGVASYSIQNGFSPMDPEKFVDNWNVGVQLSFPFFDGFQTRHRLQEIEKQMTALSYQQKEIRELVAVQIRQTVATLKSAEQRVLTQKESRLLAQESLQSAELQYEKGTISSLDLLAAQQQLAETELAELRALFGHITAKIDLCRAVGDYSLFEFNP; encoded by the coding sequence ATGACAACCTGTTATCGTAAACTGAGTTTTTTCGTTCTGCTCGCCGCCTTTGAGGCTCTACAAGGTCAGACGCAGCTGACACTTCAAGGGTGCCTGCAGGAAGCTTATCAAAACAGCAATCTGCTGCGGGCCGCCGATTATACGCTTGCCGCTTCCGAAGAGCGGCTGCAGCAGTCTACGAATCGACGCCTGCCCACGCTGGCCGGAAGGGGCAGTTATCTGCGTATTGGCAAAATCTCCTCTTTTTCGGTGCCGATGGGCCCCGGCGGACCGGTGCGCGAATTCAGATTCGGCACGCCCAACCGCATTAACGGCGACATTTCTCTAAACGTACCGATCTTTACTTGGGGCAGCCTGCAGGCGCAGATCGATGCCGCCCGGCTGGGTGTTAAAATGAGCGAAGAGGATCGCCGGCAAAAGGCGCTTGAGGTAACCGATCAGGTCCTGCGCGCCTTTTATACCGTTCTGCTCAATCAGGAGGCGTTGCGGACAGCCCAACTCCAGTTCGAGCGGGCGGAAAAAAATGCCAAGGCTGCGCAGGAACGGTTTGCCGCCGGCTACGCGCCAAAGCTGGAAAGCCTGCGCGCCGAAGTGCAACGTTCCAACGCCCTGGCGCAATTGGAAGAAGCCCGCAGCGCCTATGAAAAAAGTATTCTCTGGCTGGCCAAAACCATCGGACATGAAGGGGAAACGCTGACCGTCTCCGGCAAGCTGGAATTCAAGCCGACAGCGATCAATGCCGATACTTTGATCAGCAGAGCGCTCGAACGCCGAATCGATCTAAAGCTGCTCGATCTGCAGCGGCAAACGACCGCGCGTCAGGCGGACATCATTGCCGCCTCTCTGCGACCGGCTTTGAGCGGCGTTGCCTCCTATTCGATCCAAAACGGCTTCTCGCCGATGGATCCGGAAAAGTTTGTCGACAACTGGAATGTCGGGGTGCAGCTATCATTCCCCTTCTTCGACGGCTTTCAGACGAGACATCGCCTGCAGGAAATCGAAAAACAGATGACGGCTCTGAGCTATCAGCAAAAAGAGATTCGCGAGCTCGTTGCCGTTCAAATTCGCCAAACCGTGGCGACTTTGAAAAGCGCCGAGCAGAGAGTCCTTACGCAAAAGGAAAGCAGGCTGCTTGCGCAGGAGTCCCTGCAAAGCGCCGAACTGCAATACGAGAAAGGGACCATTTCATCTCTCGACCTGCTTGCAGCGCAGCAGCAGTTGGCGGAGACCGAGCTGGCGGAGCTTCGGGCGCTCTTTGGTCACATTACCGCCAAGATCGATCTCTGCCGCGCCGTCGGCGATTACTCTCTATTTGAGTTCAATCCTTAA
- a CDS encoding glycoside hydrolase family 3 C-terminal domain-containing protein, translating into MTQKYPYQNPELPIDQRLEDLMARMTLQEKVAQVLSIWLLKAQFISDGAFDEEKAKPLLANGMGIVCRPSETRLGPNLGPRKNAEFANAIQRFAVEKTRLGIPILFHEEALHGQQAPGATNFPQAIALASTWDVDLVRQVYETIAAEIRVRGAQHVLTPVLDVARDPRWGRVEETFGEDPYLVAEIGAAAIRGFQGEKGRIDERHVAATAKHFAAHGQPENGTNCGPASFPERMMREVFLYPFEIAVKREGVKAIMAAYHEIDGVPCHQNHWLLQRILREEWGFRGIVVSDYYAVEQLEELHHVAADKAECAVKALTAGVDSELPDMNCYPLLQELIASGKLDEAVLDKAVERILRLKFELGLFEHPYTDPDLAERITRCEAHRQLARRAGEKAAILLKNANGLLPLDMQKIKRLAVVGPNAADIHLGGYTDEPRVGVPILDGLQEKLKGKVEVVYAEGCRITEGYASWFADEVIPASPELNRQLIAEAVRVAAEADVIVACIGDNEQTCREAWKADHLGDRPDLKLVGQQNDLIHALAATGKPIVVVLNHGRPIDLTPILDEVAAILDIWYLGEETGHVVADILFGDVNPGGKLPITYPRSVGHLPAYYYKKPSANRGYLFDQNTPLFPFGFGLSYTTFRYEDLRLDPTVGGVGTKVKVSVRVTNTGSRAGDEVVQLYIHDKVASVTRPIKELRDFQRITLKPGESRTVEFVLTPEKLAFYNEAMQRVVEPGEFEIMVGGNSEELLSAVYTVQ; encoded by the coding sequence ATGACGCAGAAATACCCCTATCAGAATCCGGAGCTGCCGATAGATCAGAGACTTGAAGACCTCATGGCGAGAATGACCCTGCAGGAAAAGGTCGCCCAAGTTTTATCGATTTGGTTGTTAAAGGCGCAGTTTATTTCCGATGGCGCATTCGACGAAGAAAAGGCCAAGCCGCTGTTGGCAAACGGCATGGGCATTGTCTGCCGGCCGAGCGAGACGCGGCTCGGTCCCAATCTCGGTCCGCGCAAGAACGCCGAATTCGCCAACGCCATACAGCGCTTTGCGGTCGAAAAGACACGGCTCGGCATTCCCATTCTTTTTCACGAAGAGGCGCTGCACGGACAGCAGGCGCCCGGAGCTACGAATTTTCCCCAGGCGATCGCCCTGGCTTCCACATGGGATGTCGATTTGGTGCGGCAGGTTTACGAAACGATTGCCGCCGAAATTCGCGTGCGCGGCGCTCAGCACGTTCTGACGCCGGTGCTGGATGTCGCCCGCGATCCTCGCTGGGGCAGAGTAGAGGAGACGTTCGGAGAGGATCCCTACCTTGTCGCCGAAATAGGCGCGGCTGCAATCCGCGGTTTTCAGGGCGAAAAAGGCCGGATCGATGAGCGGCACGTGGCGGCAACCGCCAAGCATTTTGCCGCGCACGGTCAGCCCGAAAACGGCACCAACTGCGGTCCGGCTTCCTTTCCGGAGCGCATGATGCGCGAGGTGTTTCTCTATCCCTTTGAAATCGCCGTCAAGCGCGAGGGCGTCAAGGCGATCATGGCCGCCTATCATGAAATCGACGGCGTGCCCTGCCACCAAAATCATTGGCTGCTGCAGCGGATTCTGCGCGAGGAGTGGGGGTTCCGCGGCATCGTGGTTTCGGATTACTATGCCGTCGAGCAGCTCGAGGAGCTGCATCACGTAGCCGCCGACAAGGCCGAATGCGCCGTAAAGGCCTTGACCGCAGGCGTCGACAGCGAGCTGCCCGATATGAACTGCTATCCGCTTTTACAAGAGTTGATTGCCTCCGGCAAATTGGATGAAGCGGTTCTTGACAAAGCGGTGGAGCGCATTTTGCGCCTCAAGTTTGAACTGGGTCTGTTCGAACACCCCTACACCGATCCCGATCTCGCCGAACGCATTACCCGTTGCGAAGCGCATCGCCAGTTGGCGCGCCGCGCCGGAGAAAAAGCCGCCATTTTACTCAAAAACGCAAACGGTCTGTTGCCATTGGATATGCAAAAAATCAAACGGCTGGCCGTAGTCGGTCCAAACGCCGCCGACATTCACCTGGGCGGCTATACAGACGAGCCGCGCGTCGGCGTGCCGATCCTGGATGGGCTGCAGGAAAAGCTGAAGGGAAAGGTTGAGGTCGTCTATGCCGAGGGCTGCCGCATCACTGAGGGTTATGCCAGCTGGTTCGCCGATGAAGTGATTCCTGCCAGTCCCGAGCTGAATCGGCAACTGATTGCCGAGGCGGTTCGCGTTGCTGCGGAAGCGGACGTCATTGTGGCCTGCATCGGCGACAATGAACAGACCTGCCGTGAAGCCTGGAAGGCCGACCACCTCGGCGACCGACCTGATCTCAAGCTGGTCGGTCAACAGAACGATCTCATTCATGCCCTGGCCGCAACAGGCAAGCCGATCGTCGTCGTGCTCAACCACGGCCGACCGATCGATCTCACGCCGATCCTCGATGAGGTCGCCGCCATTCTCGATATCTGGTATTTGGGCGAAGAGACCGGCCATGTCGTCGCCGACATTTTATTCGGCGACGTCAATCCCGGCGGCAAGCTGCCGATTACTTATCCGCGTTCGGTCGGGCATCTGCCTGCCTACTATTACAAAAAGCCGTCCGCCAACCGCGGCTATTTGTTCGATCAGAACACGCCGCTTTTTCCCTTCGGGTTCGGTTTGAGCTATACGACGTTCCGCTATGAGGATCTGCGCCTTGATCCGACCGTCGGCGGCGTGGGCACCAAGGTCAAAGTGTCGGTGCGCGTCACCAACACCGGCAGTCGAGCCGGCGACGAGGTGGTGCAGCTCTATATTCACGACAAAGTGGCCTCGGTTACGCGGCCGATCAAGGAGCTGCGCGATTTTCAGCGCATCACCTTAAAGCCGGGCGAAAGCCGAACCGTCGAGTTTGTTCTGACGCCGGAAAAATTGGCGTTTTACAACGAAGCCATGCAACGCGTCGTCGAGCCGGGCGAGTTCGAGATCATGGTCGGCGGCAACTCGGAAGAGCTGCTGTCCGCAGTCTACACCGTGCAATAA